Proteins encoded in a region of the Paraburkholderia flava genome:
- a CDS encoding epoxide hydrolase family protein, translating to MFKTASLMGTRPRLAASALVAAIGMLLPALAAHADTTPPTTSSASIAAQAPTADDTSIRPFQVHVSDAALADLRRRIADTKWPTQETVTDASQGVQLATMRKLADYWQSDYDWRKVEARLNALPQYVTTIDGVDIHFIHVRSKNKNALPIIITHGWPGSIIEQLKIIDPLTNPTAHGGKASDSFDVVIPSLPGYGFSGKPTVTGWDPAHVARAWTILMKRLGYTQFVAQGGDWGDAVSEQMALQAPPGLLAIHTNMPATVPDDVAKALQLGGPPPAGLAPDEKHAYEQLDFFYKHGLGYAQEMANRPQTLYGIEDSPIGLAAWMLDHDAASYALIARVFDGKTEGLTRDDILDNITLYWLTGTAISSARLYWDNKLPFFAPKHITIPVAVSVFPDEIYAAPRSWTEKAFPKLIHYNRLSKGGHFAAWEQPQLLVQELRTSFKSVR from the coding sequence ATGTTCAAAACCGCTTCCCTGATGGGCACGCGCCCGCGTCTTGCTGCCTCCGCGCTGGTCGCTGCGATCGGCATGTTGCTGCCCGCGCTCGCCGCTCACGCCGATACGACGCCACCGACGACCAGCAGCGCATCGATCGCCGCGCAGGCACCGACTGCCGACGACACGTCGATCCGTCCATTCCAGGTTCACGTGTCCGATGCGGCGCTCGCGGATCTGCGTCGACGGATCGCCGACACGAAATGGCCGACGCAGGAGACGGTCACCGATGCATCGCAAGGCGTGCAGCTCGCGACGATGCGCAAGCTCGCGGACTACTGGCAATCGGATTACGACTGGCGCAAGGTCGAGGCGCGGCTCAACGCGTTGCCGCAGTATGTGACGACCATCGACGGCGTCGACATCCATTTCATCCACGTCCGCTCGAAGAACAAGAACGCGCTGCCGATCATCATCACGCACGGATGGCCCGGCTCGATCATCGAACAGCTGAAGATCATCGATCCGCTCACGAACCCGACCGCACACGGCGGCAAAGCATCCGACTCATTCGACGTCGTGATTCCATCGCTACCGGGCTACGGTTTCTCGGGTAAGCCGACCGTCACCGGCTGGGACCCCGCGCACGTCGCGCGCGCGTGGACCATCCTGATGAAGCGTCTCGGCTATACGCAGTTCGTCGCGCAGGGCGGCGACTGGGGCGATGCGGTGTCGGAGCAGATGGCACTGCAGGCGCCGCCGGGATTGCTCGCGATTCACACGAACATGCCGGCCACGGTGCCGGACGACGTCGCGAAAGCACTGCAACTCGGCGGGCCGCCGCCGGCGGGTCTCGCACCCGACGAAAAGCATGCGTACGAGCAGCTCGATTTCTTCTACAAGCATGGCCTGGGCTACGCGCAGGAAATGGCGAATCGTCCGCAGACGCTGTACGGCATCGAGGATTCGCCAATCGGTCTCGCCGCATGGATGCTCGATCACGATGCGGCCAGCTATGCGCTGATCGCACGTGTGTTCGACGGCAAGACCGAGGGTCTGACGCGCGACGACATTCTCGATAACATCACGCTTTACTGGTTGACCGGCACGGCGATATCGTCGGCGCGTCTCTACTGGGACAACAAGCTGCCCTTCTTCGCGCCGAAACACATTACGATTCCGGTTGCCGTGAGCGTCTTTCCCGACGAGATCTACGCGGCACCGCGCAGCTGGACCGAAAAAGCGTTCCCGAAGCTGATTCACTACAACCGGCTCAGCAAGGGTGGACACTTCGCCGCGTGGGAGCAGCCTCAACTGCTTGTTCAGGAACTCAGGACGTCGTTCAAGTCGGTGCGTTAG
- a CDS encoding MarR family winged helix-turn-helix transcriptional regulator has translation MKSTNQPVSDVVALSDFLCFAVYSANLAFGKAYKPILEELGLTYTQYITIIALWEEDHQTVSSLGEKLFLESNTLTPILKKLEAAGYVERQRDPVDERQVRVGLTKSGRKLREKGLKMDLVEATGLPPDEFEKVQKAIVTLRDNLIRSVGSR, from the coding sequence ATGAAATCAACCAATCAACCCGTCTCCGACGTCGTCGCACTGTCCGACTTCCTGTGCTTCGCGGTCTATTCCGCGAACCTGGCATTCGGCAAGGCATACAAGCCGATCCTCGAGGAGCTTGGGCTCACGTACACGCAATACATCACGATCATTGCGTTGTGGGAAGAGGACCACCAGACCGTCAGCAGTCTCGGCGAGAAACTGTTCCTCGAGTCAAACACGCTCACGCCGATCCTCAAGAAACTCGAGGCGGCCGGCTACGTGGAACGGCAACGCGATCCCGTGGATGAACGTCAGGTACGTGTCGGTCTGACGAAGAGCGGTCGGAAGCTGCGTGAAAAGGGCCTGAAAATGGACCTCGTCGAAGCGACGGGCCTGCCGCCTGACGAGTTCGAGAAGGTGCAGAAGGCGATCGTGACGTTGCGGGACAATCTGATCAGGTCGGTGGGATCGCGCTAG
- a CDS encoding NIPSNAP family protein, producing MITCYLRYVVDPERLAEFEAYAKMWIPLVNRFGGTHHGYFLPSEGANNIALALFSFPSLATYEKYRHESMSDAECQAAFAYAAQTRCIVSYERSFFRPVFE from the coding sequence ATGATCACTTGCTACCTTCGCTACGTCGTCGATCCCGAACGTCTTGCCGAATTCGAAGCTTATGCAAAGATGTGGATTCCACTCGTCAATCGATTCGGCGGAACGCATCACGGTTATTTTCTGCCGTCGGAAGGCGCGAACAACATCGCGCTCGCGCTGTTTTCTTTCCCGAGCCTGGCGACCTACGAGAAGTACCGTCACGAATCGATGAGCGATGCGGAGTGTCAGGCCGCGTTTGCGTATGCGGCGCAGACGCGGTGCATCGTGAGTTACGAGCGGAGTTTTTTCAGGCCGGTGTTCGAGTGA
- a CDS encoding DMT family transporter — MSATGLRQSPPLSFPGAALLMVIATALWGVSFVAPLMLHAYSPLDITFGRFLFYGIVSAAILLAKYRRHPLGWRVWSRAAVYGFAGNILFSILVSFGVQDTGAEVVIPIIGLLPICVSVAGNRHLPAATWRRLLVPFAMVACGLGVVLAVQSGILVQHVRLSWPGVFAVVVIVIVWTWYALSNSRFLRAHPDISGAHWSCAIGVATFGLSIVMAALNAALTHRVVPPGFLQGHAQDALLFVAITMVLGVGSSWLATIFFNRASHALPMGLVGQMIILETVFGIAYASMYQHTLPPAPQTAGMVLAIAGIWLSARELLK; from the coding sequence ATGAGCGCTACCGGATTGCGTCAATCCCCGCCGTTGTCGTTTCCGGGCGCGGCGCTGCTGATGGTCATCGCGACCGCGCTATGGGGCGTGTCGTTCGTCGCGCCGCTGATGCTTCACGCGTATTCCCCACTCGACATCACGTTCGGACGATTCCTGTTCTACGGGATCGTGTCGGCCGCAATCCTGCTCGCGAAATATCGACGGCACCCGCTCGGATGGCGCGTATGGTCGCGCGCGGCCGTCTACGGTTTCGCCGGCAATATTCTCTTTTCGATCCTCGTCAGCTTCGGCGTGCAGGATACCGGCGCGGAGGTCGTGATTCCGATCATCGGTTTGCTGCCGATCTGCGTGTCCGTCGCGGGCAACCGGCATTTGCCCGCTGCAACGTGGCGACGGCTGCTCGTGCCGTTCGCGATGGTCGCGTGCGGACTCGGCGTCGTGCTCGCAGTGCAGAGCGGCATTCTGGTTCAGCACGTGCGGCTGTCGTGGCCGGGCGTGTTCGCGGTGGTGGTCATCGTGATCGTGTGGACCTGGTATGCGCTGTCCAATTCGCGATTCCTGCGCGCGCATCCGGACATATCGGGCGCGCACTGGTCGTGTGCGATCGGCGTCGCGACATTCGGGCTATCGATCGTAATGGCCGCGCTGAATGCGGCGCTGACACACCGCGTTGTTCCGCCGGGTTTTCTGCAGGGTCACGCGCAGGATGCGCTGCTCTTCGTGGCGATCACGATGGTGCTGGGCGTCGGCTCGTCGTGGCTCGCGACGATCTTTTTCAACCGCGCATCGCACGCGCTACCGATGGGACTCGTGGGGCAGATGATCATCCTGGAGACCGTCTTCGGTATCGCCTACGCAAGCATGTATCAGCACACGTTGCCGCCTGCGCCGCAGACTGCGGGCATGGTACTGGCCATCGCCGGAATCTGGCTGTCGGCACGCGAATTGTTGAAATAG
- a CDS encoding Gfo/Idh/MocA family protein, with the protein MTGRLKLGMVGGGQGAFIGAVHRMAARIDDRFELVAGALSSDPQRAHDSARDAGIARSYADWREMARAEAARDDGIDAVAIVTPNHLHAPVATAFLEAGIHVICDKPLAVSLAEGVALAKLARDTQRLFALTHTYSGYPLVRHARELVEAGELGTVRVVQVEYAQDWLAEPIEAAGTNRQAAWRTDPALAGPAGCLGDIGTHAWHLASFVSGMTPSSLAAELHTFVPGRRIDDHVQAMLRYANGARGMLWASQVASGAENALRVRVYGTKANLAFDQEAPNELWLTPLGGAAQRLTRARVQGAAAVHATRVPAGHPEGYLEAFAQLYKDAALQIEAIDAGLPVPDESRLLPTVDDGVAGLRFVEAVIASDAAGGGWVDV; encoded by the coding sequence ATGACAGGAAGGCTCAAGCTCGGGATGGTCGGCGGAGGCCAGGGCGCGTTTATCGGTGCGGTGCATCGGATGGCTGCGCGCATCGACGACCGTTTCGAACTCGTCGCGGGCGCGCTGTCGTCCGATCCGCAGCGCGCGCACGACAGCGCACGCGACGCGGGCATTGCGCGCAGCTACGCGGACTGGCGCGAGATGGCGCGTGCCGAGGCCGCCCGCGACGACGGTATCGACGCGGTCGCGATCGTTACGCCGAACCATCTGCATGCGCCGGTCGCGACCGCGTTTCTCGAAGCGGGCATTCATGTGATCTGCGACAAGCCGCTTGCGGTGTCGCTCGCGGAAGGCGTCGCGCTCGCGAAGCTCGCGCGCGACACGCAGCGGCTGTTTGCGTTGACGCATACGTACTCCGGCTATCCGCTCGTGCGTCACGCGCGCGAACTCGTCGAAGCCGGCGAGCTGGGGACGGTGCGCGTCGTGCAGGTCGAGTATGCGCAGGACTGGCTCGCCGAGCCGATCGAAGCAGCGGGCACGAATCGGCAGGCCGCGTGGCGCACCGATCCGGCGCTCGCGGGACCGGCCGGATGCCTCGGCGACATCGGCACACATGCGTGGCATCTCGCGTCGTTCGTGAGCGGGATGACGCCGTCGTCGCTCGCGGCGGAACTGCACACGTTTGTGCCGGGTCGCCGGATCGACGATCACGTGCAGGCGATGCTGCGTTACGCGAACGGCGCGCGCGGGATGCTGTGGGCGAGCCAGGTGGCGAGCGGCGCGGAGAACGCACTACGCGTGCGAGTGTACGGCACGAAAGCGAATCTCGCGTTCGATCAGGAAGCGCCGAACGAACTGTGGCTCACGCCGCTCGGCGGTGCCGCGCAACGGCTCACGCGTGCGCGTGTGCAGGGCGCGGCGGCCGTGCATGCGACGCGTGTGCCGGCCGGGCATCCCGAGGGCTATCTTGAAGCGTTTGCGCAGTTGTACAAGGACGCGGCGCTGCAGATCGAAGCGATCGATGCGGGGTTGCCGGTGCCTGACGAGAGCCGGTTGTTGCCGACGGTTGACGATGGGGTCGCGGGGTTGCGGTTTGTCGAGGCGGTGATTGCGAGCGATGCGGCTGGAGGAGGGTGGGTGGACGTGTAG
- a CDS encoding sugar phosphate isomerase/epimerase family protein → MKTIKGPAIFLAQFMGDDVPFDNLAHLAAWAAGLGYKGIQVPADPRLVDLELAATSQAYCDDVRATVDNEGVVITELSTHLQGQLVAVHPAYDQLFDGFAPKSVGGNPAARTEWAIRELTYAAKASQRLGLATHVTFSGSLAWPYLYPWPQRPAGLVEAAFAELARRWTPILDAFDDAGVDVCYELHPGEDLHDGVTFECFLDAVKQHPRANILYDPSHFMLQQLDYLAFIDLYHERIKAFHVKDAEFRPNGKQGVYGGYSSWVDRAGRFRSLGDGQIDFGAIFSKMAQYDFPGWAVLEWECALKHPQDGAREGAEFIRRHIIRVTDHAFDDFADSSVDDAKLKKLLGL, encoded by the coding sequence ATGAAGACGATCAAAGGCCCGGCGATCTTTCTCGCGCAGTTCATGGGCGACGACGTGCCGTTCGACAATCTCGCGCATCTAGCCGCGTGGGCTGCGGGTCTCGGCTACAAGGGCATCCAGGTGCCCGCCGATCCACGCCTCGTCGATCTCGAACTCGCTGCGACGAGCCAGGCGTATTGCGACGACGTGCGCGCGACGGTCGACAACGAGGGCGTCGTCATCACCGAACTGTCGACGCATCTGCAGGGGCAGCTCGTCGCCGTGCATCCGGCGTACGACCAGCTGTTCGACGGCTTTGCGCCGAAGAGCGTCGGCGGTAATCCTGCGGCGCGTACCGAATGGGCGATCCGCGAACTCACGTATGCCGCGAAGGCATCGCAACGTCTCGGACTCGCGACGCACGTGACGTTTTCGGGCTCGCTGGCGTGGCCGTATCTGTACCCGTGGCCGCAGCGGCCCGCAGGGCTCGTCGAGGCCGCGTTCGCCGAACTCGCGCGTCGCTGGACGCCGATTCTCGATGCATTCGACGATGCGGGCGTCGACGTCTGCTATGAACTGCATCCCGGCGAGGACCTGCACGACGGCGTCACGTTCGAGTGTTTTCTCGATGCGGTGAAGCAGCATCCGCGCGCGAACATCCTGTACGACCCGAGTCACTTCATGCTGCAGCAGCTCGATTACCTGGCGTTTATCGATCTGTATCACGAGCGCATCAAGGCGTTTCATGTGAAGGACGCCGAGTTCCGGCCGAACGGCAAGCAGGGCGTGTACGGCGGCTATAGCAGCTGGGTGGATCGAGCGGGGCGTTTTCGTTCGCTCGGCGATGGGCAGATCGATTTCGGTGCGATCTTCTCGAAGATGGCGCAATACGATTTTCCGGGCTGGGCCGTGCTCGAATGGGAGTGCGCGTTGAAGCATCCGCAGGACGGCGCGCGCGAAGGCGCGGAGTTTATTCGTCGGCACATCATTCGCGTCACCGATCATGCGTTCGACGATTTCGCTGACAGCAGTGTCGACGATGCAAAACTGAAGAAACTGCTTGGGCTATGA
- a CDS encoding substrate-binding domain-containing protein, with the protein MKQVIRTLCAGMLALGIIGTAGVARADEKVTLGVAIPTADHGFTGGIVWWANKAKTDLEKAHPDLKIIVKTAAGSPEQANQLQDLVTVNKINALVIFPFESASLTQPVAQVKKKGVYVTVVDRGLTDTSAQDAYVAGDNTAFGKLPAEYLAKTLNGHGNIVALRGIPTTLDNERYTAFTDVLKAYPDIKLLDAKYANWNRDDAFKVMQDYLTRFKHIDAVWAADDDMAIGVMKAIEQAKRTDIKEVFGGAGSKVMVKKLIDGDKLVHADVSYSPKFIYDAIKLTADARLKGEKLPATTIIPSVLITKENAQQFYFPDSPF; encoded by the coding sequence ATGAAGCAGGTGATTCGGACGTTATGCGCCGGCATGCTGGCGCTGGGAATAATCGGCACGGCAGGCGTCGCGCGCGCCGACGAGAAGGTGACGCTCGGCGTCGCGATACCGACGGCGGACCATGGCTTTACCGGCGGCATCGTCTGGTGGGCGAACAAGGCGAAGACCGATCTGGAGAAAGCGCATCCCGATCTGAAGATCATCGTGAAGACGGCGGCCGGTTCGCCCGAGCAGGCGAACCAGCTGCAGGATCTCGTGACGGTCAACAAGATCAACGCGCTGGTGATTTTCCCGTTCGAATCGGCGTCGCTGACGCAGCCGGTCGCGCAGGTGAAGAAGAAGGGCGTGTACGTGACGGTCGTCGATCGCGGTTTGACCGACACCAGCGCGCAGGATGCATACGTCGCAGGCGACAACACCGCGTTCGGCAAACTGCCCGCCGAGTATCTCGCGAAGACGCTGAACGGCCACGGCAACATCGTCGCGCTGCGCGGCATTCCGACGACGCTCGACAACGAACGCTATACCGCGTTCACCGACGTGCTGAAGGCCTATCCGGACATCAAGCTGCTCGACGCGAAGTACGCGAACTGGAATCGCGACGACGCGTTCAAGGTGATGCAGGACTACCTGACGCGCTTCAAGCACATCGACGCCGTATGGGCCGCTGACGACGACATGGCGATCGGCGTGATGAAGGCGATCGAGCAGGCGAAGCGTACCGACATCAAGGAAGTGTTCGGCGGCGCGGGATCGAAGGTGATGGTGAAGAAGCTGATCGACGGCGACAAGCTGGTTCATGCGGACGTGTCGTACTCGCCGAAGTTCATCTACGACGCGATCAAGCTGACTGCGGACGCGCGTCTGAAGGGCGAGAAGCTGCCGGCGACGACGATCATTCCGTCGGTGCTGATCACGAAAGAAAACGCTCAGCAGTTTTACTTTCCGGATTCGCCGTTCTAG
- a CDS encoding ABC transporter permease — protein MQPAPTDATQPHRVWRLARRLHGLGPLAGLIVLCIAGTLLNRDFATVDNMMNVLTRTSFIGIISVGMTFVIISGGIDLSVGSMAALIAGSMIWLMNALAGGIGGHALAPLAIVVIGIVCALVLGALFGCAHGLLITKGRIEPFIVTLGTLGIFRAVLTWLADGGALTLDNSLSDLYSPVYYASLFGVPVPIWVFVVVAAGGALILNRTAFGRHVQAIGSNEQVARYAAIRVDTVKIVTYVLLGMCVGVATVLYVPRLGSATPTTGLLWELEAIAAVVVGGTALKGGEGRVAGTVIGAVLLSVIANILNLTSIISVYLNAAVQGAVIIVVAFLQRGKR, from the coding sequence ATGCAACCGGCACCCACTGACGCCACGCAGCCGCATCGCGTGTGGCGCCTCGCACGCCGCCTGCACGGCCTCGGACCGCTCGCGGGCCTGATCGTGCTGTGCATCGCGGGCACGCTGCTGAACCGCGACTTCGCGACCGTCGACAACATGATGAACGTGCTCACCCGCACGTCGTTCATCGGCATCATCTCGGTCGGCATGACGTTCGTGATCATCTCGGGTGGCATCGATCTGTCGGTCGGCTCGATGGCCGCGCTGATCGCGGGCAGCATGATCTGGCTGATGAATGCGCTGGCAGGCGGGATCGGCGGGCACGCGCTGGCGCCGCTCGCGATCGTCGTGATCGGCATCGTGTGCGCGCTGGTGCTCGGCGCGCTGTTCGGCTGCGCGCACGGTCTATTGATTACCAAAGGCCGTATCGAGCCGTTCATCGTGACGCTCGGCACGTTGGGGATTTTTCGGGCGGTGCTGACGTGGCTCGCCGACGGCGGCGCGCTGACGCTCGACAATTCGCTGTCCGATCTATACAGCCCCGTGTATTACGCGAGCCTGTTTGGCGTGCCGGTGCCGATCTGGGTGTTCGTTGTCGTCGCGGCGGGCGGCGCGCTCATTCTGAATCGCACCGCGTTCGGCCGGCACGTGCAGGCGATCGGTTCGAACGAACAGGTCGCGCGCTATGCGGCGATTCGCGTCGATACCGTGAAGATCGTCACCTACGTATTGCTCGGCATGTGCGTTGGCGTCGCGACCGTGCTGTACGTGCCGCGTCTCGGCTCCGCGACACCGACGACCGGTCTGCTGTGGGAACTCGAAGCGATTGCGGCCGTAGTGGTCGGCGGTACCGCGTTGAAGGGCGGGGAGGGGCGCGTCGCGGGTACGGTGATCGGCGCGGTGCTGCTGTCGGTGATCGCGAACATTCTGAATCTGACCAGCATCATCAGCGTGTATCTGAATGCAGCGGTGCAGGGGGCGGTGATTATCGTCGTCGCGTTTTTGCAGCGTGGAAAGCGGTAG
- a CDS encoding sugar ABC transporter ATP-binding protein encodes MSIAVRFDDIRKDFGPVRVLHGVSFELAPGRIYGLLGENGAGKSTLMKILAGYETASAGTLLIDGEPQQFDGSRAAEAAGIVLIHQEFNLAEHLTIAQNIYLGHEKRRGLLLDDTAMRAGAAQHLAQVGLAKHPDTKVRELIVAEKQMVEIAKALSRRARLLVMDEPTATLTPAETERLFALMAKLKADGVTIVYISHKLDEVERITDEVIVMRDGRFVARSETAGLARQQMANLMVGRDVSDMFPAKPVLPADAPVALKVDGLSVPGWVENLSFEVRAGEVLGFAGLVGAGRTESFEALIGLRRRSAGRVEIEGRAVDLKSPRDAMRHGLTYLSEDRKGKGLHVDLNLQDNLTLMTLDRYAHPLLDLKAARAALDEAVATYGIRTGDTNSRARMLSGGNQQKLALAKFLQPDPRVIVLDEPTRGVDVGAKRDIYFLIHRLAAEGRAVIVISSELIELIGLCHRVAVMRAGTLQATLGLDHLTEEELIAHATGTH; translated from the coding sequence ATGAGCATCGCCGTCCGCTTCGACGACATCCGCAAGGACTTTGGTCCGGTGCGGGTGCTGCACGGCGTGAGCTTCGAGCTGGCGCCGGGCCGCATCTACGGGCTGCTCGGCGAAAACGGCGCGGGCAAATCAACGCTGATGAAAATCCTCGCCGGTTACGAGACCGCGAGCGCGGGCACGCTGCTGATCGACGGCGAGCCGCAGCAGTTCGACGGTTCGCGCGCGGCCGAGGCCGCGGGCATCGTGCTGATTCACCAGGAGTTCAATCTCGCCGAGCATCTGACGATCGCGCAGAACATCTACCTCGGTCACGAGAAGCGGCGCGGCTTGCTGCTCGACGACACCGCGATGCGCGCGGGCGCCGCGCAGCATCTCGCGCAGGTCGGCCTCGCGAAGCATCCGGACACGAAGGTGCGCGAGCTGATCGTCGCGGAGAAGCAGATGGTCGAGATCGCGAAGGCGCTGTCGCGGCGCGCGCGGTTGCTCGTGATGGACGAACCGACCGCGACGCTGACGCCCGCCGAGACCGAGCGTCTGTTCGCATTGATGGCGAAGCTGAAGGCCGACGGCGTGACGATCGTCTACATCTCGCACAAACTCGACGAGGTGGAGCGCATCACCGACGAAGTGATCGTGATGCGCGACGGCCGCTTCGTCGCGCGTAGCGAGACAGCAGGGCTCGCGCGTCAGCAGATGGCGAATCTGATGGTCGGCCGGGACGTGTCCGACATGTTTCCGGCGAAACCCGTGTTGCCTGCCGACGCACCCGTTGCATTGAAGGTCGATGGTTTAAGCGTGCCGGGCTGGGTCGAGAATTTAAGCTTCGAAGTCCGCGCAGGCGAAGTACTCGGCTTCGCAGGCCTCGTCGGTGCAGGGCGCACCGAATCGTTCGAGGCGTTGATCGGCTTGCGTCGACGCAGCGCGGGGCGAGTCGAGATCGAAGGCCGCGCAGTCGATCTGAAAAGCCCGCGCGATGCGATGCGCCACGGCCTCACGTATCTGAGCGAAGACCGCAAGGGCAAAGGGCTGCACGTCGATCTGAACCTGCAGGACAACCTGACGCTGATGACGCTCGATCGCTACGCGCATCCGCTGCTCGATCTGAAGGCCGCGCGCGCCGCGCTCGACGAAGCGGTCGCGACCTACGGCATCCGCACCGGCGACACGAACAGCCGCGCGCGGATGCTGTCCGGCGGCAACCAGCAGAAGCTAGCACTCGCGAAATTCCTGCAACCCGACCCGCGCGTGATCGTGCTCGACGAACCGACGCGCGGCGTCGACGTCGGCGCGAAACGCGACATCTATTTTCTGATTCACCGGCTCGCGGCGGAAGGCCGCGCGGTGATCGTGATCTCGTCCGAACTGATCGAACTGATCGGCCTGTGCCATCGCGTTGCGGTGATGCGCGCGGGCACGCTGCAGGCGACGCTCGGCCTCGACCATCTGACCGAAGAGGAGTTGATCGCCCATGCAACCGGCACCCACTGA
- a CDS encoding LacI family DNA-binding transcriptional regulator, which produces MAPSGQSISSVAEQAGVSVATVSRVLNDHSNVKPATRERVLAAIEASGYRVNELARNLRTAESRLLLTMVPDVGNPFYAEIVRGIDSVARQHGYFMLLCDTGADPGRERSYFDLLRRRRADGAICLDPATVQQALAEESGTLPWVACCEFDPAVGVPYVGIDNYRAARDAVRHLLARGCRRIALVNSGDSYLYARQREEGYADALREAGVEPDPRWRVGVASLDYVAGSAAAAALMQLPEQPDAVFAVSDTLAIGVIAGLRAAGRRVPDDIAVVGFDDISLAAQVDPPLTTIAQPMRELGETAARLLLQRLADPSAEVPGVLLPHKLVVRRSA; this is translated from the coding sequence ATCGCACCCAGCGGCCAGTCGATCTCCAGCGTCGCCGAACAGGCCGGCGTATCGGTCGCGACCGTGTCGCGCGTCCTCAACGACCACTCGAACGTGAAGCCCGCGACGCGCGAGCGCGTGCTCGCCGCGATCGAGGCGAGCGGCTATCGCGTGAACGAACTCGCGCGCAATCTGCGCACCGCCGAGAGCCGTCTGCTGCTGACGATGGTGCCCGACGTCGGCAACCCGTTCTACGCGGAGATCGTGCGCGGCATCGACAGCGTCGCGCGGCAGCACGGCTACTTCATGCTGTTGTGCGACACCGGCGCCGATCCGGGACGCGAGCGCAGCTACTTCGATCTGCTGCGTCGGCGGCGCGCGGACGGCGCGATCTGTCTCGATCCGGCGACGGTCCAGCAGGCGCTCGCCGAAGAGTCCGGCACGCTGCCGTGGGTCGCATGCTGCGAATTCGATCCTGCGGTCGGCGTGCCGTACGTCGGCATCGATAACTACCGTGCCGCGCGCGATGCGGTGCGGCATCTGCTCGCCCGGGGGTGTCGACGGATCGCGCTGGTCAATTCCGGCGACAGCTATCTGTACGCGCGGCAACGCGAAGAAGGCTACGCGGATGCGTTGCGCGAAGCGGGCGTCGAGCCCGATCCGCGCTGGCGCGTCGGCGTCGCGAGTCTCGACTACGTCGCGGGCAGCGCCGCTGCGGCTGCGCTGATGCAATTGCCCGAGCAGCCCGACGCGGTGTTTGCCGTGTCCGACACGCTTGCGATCGGTGTGATCGCCGGCTTGCGTGCGGCGGGCCGCCGCGTGCCAGACGACATCGCGGTAGTCGGCTTCGACGACATCTCGCTGGCCGCGCAGGTCGATCCGCCGCTGACGACGATCGCACAGCCGATGCGCGAACTCGGCGAGACCGCTGCGCGTCTGCTGCTGCAACGACTCGCGGATCCGTCGGCGGAGGTGCCGGGCGTGTTGCTGCCGCACAAGCTCGTCGTCCGCAGGAGCGCATGA
- a CDS encoding protein-L-isoaspartate O-methyltransferase family protein gives MNIEQARFNMIEQQIRPWEVLDQDVLNLLSIVKRENFVPAVHRDLAFVDFEVPLPAGQRMLAPRVEARMLQELAVKKHESVLEIGAGSGYMAALLAHRGQHVLTVDIEPELAELAKQNLATNGVLNAEVATGDGSRGWPTAAPYDVICVSGGLPVLPQDLLEQLKVGGRLAVFVGTAPVMKAQIITRIDDKQYRVADVFETYVAPLVNAVEPPRFKF, from the coding sequence ATGAACATCGAGCAAGCGCGTTTCAACATGATCGAACAGCAGATCCGCCCCTGGGAAGTGCTCGACCAGGACGTGCTGAATCTGCTGTCGATCGTCAAGCGTGAGAACTTCGTCCCCGCCGTCCATCGCGATCTGGCCTTCGTCGATTTCGAAGTGCCGCTGCCTGCCGGTCAGCGCATGCTGGCGCCGCGCGTCGAAGCGCGCATGCTGCAGGAACTCGCGGTGAAGAAGCACGAAAGCGTGCTCGAAATCGGCGCCGGTTCGGGCTACATGGCAGCGCTGCTCGCGCATCGCGGCCAGCACGTACTGACCGTCGACATCGAACCCGAACTCGCGGAACTCGCGAAGCAGAACCTCGCGACGAACGGCGTGCTGAACGCGGAAGTCGCCACCGGCGACGGTTCGCGCGGCTGGCCCACGGCGGCGCCGTACGATGTGATCTGCGTGTCGGGCGGTCTGCCGGTGCTGCCGCAGGATCTGCTCGAACAGCTGAAGGTCGGCGGCCGTCTCGCGGTGTTCGTCGGCACGGCGCCGGTGATGAAGGCACAGATCATCACGCGTATCGACGACAAGCAATACCGCGTCGCCGACGTGTTCGAAACTTACGTCGCGCCGCTGGTCAACGCTGTCGAGCCGCCGCGGTTCAAGTTCTGA